From Camelina sativa cultivar DH55 chromosome 7, Cs, whole genome shotgun sequence, one genomic window encodes:
- the LOC104703097 gene encoding axoneme-associated protein mst101(2), whose translation MVGGGNRRDEGSITIQSTNLFAALDTRKKKKKSDKTGKGKGSSKSREPEKEPEPPVFWAPTPLKVKSWGDIDDDDEDDDYYATAAPPQSGWNASEPSHTDSKDVHVEESESEEDILDEGDDDVEEEHEQETEVQVHPEPEPEVKKAPEVPAPPKEAERQLSKKERKKKELAELEALLADFGVAPKENNGQEESQDAKQGKKEDANGEGEKKENAAGGESKSSKKKKKKDKQKEAKESQEQQANNNADAVDEATGSEPTEEESPIDVKERIKKLASMKKKKSGKEVDAAAKAVAEEAAARRKKLAAAKKKEKNHYNQQPVR comes from the exons ATGGTTGGAGGTGGAAACAGGAGAGATGAAGGATCGATCACGATCCAGAGCACCAATTTGTTTGCAGCTTTGGACActcgtaagaagaagaagaagtctgaCAAGACAGGTAAGGGCAAAGGGTCCTCTAAGTCACGAGAGCCAGAGAAGGAGCCTGAGCCACCGGTCTTTTGGGCACCTACCCCTTTGAAAGTTAAGTCTTGGGGTGATattgatgatgacgatgaagatgatgactaCTACGCCACCGCTGCTCCTCCTCAGTCTGGCTGGAACGCTTCTGAGCCTTCCCATACTGATTCAAAAGACGTTCATGTCGAG gaaagtgaaagtgaggaagatATTCTtgatgaaggtgatgatgatgtggaggaGGAGCATGAACAGGAAACAGAGGTACAGGTTCATCCAGAGCCTGAGCCTGAGGTGAAGAAGGCTCCTGAAGTTCCTGCACCTCCTAAAGAGGCAGAGAGGCAACTTTccaagaaagagaggaaaaagaaggAACTTGCTGAGCTTGAAGCTTTGTTGGCTGATTTTGGAGTTGCCCCCAAGGAGAATAATGGCCAAGAGGAATCTCAAG ATGCTAaacaaggaaagaaagaagatgccAATGGAgagggagagaagaaggagaatgcAGCAGGTGGGGAGTCAAAGTCatcgaaaaagaagaaaaagaaggataaGCAGAAGGAGGCAAAAGAATCTCAAGAGcaacaagcaaacaacaacGCTGATGCTGTAGATGAAGCTACTGGGTCTGAACCGACGGAGGAAGAATCTCCAATTGATGTCAAAGAAAGGATAAAAAAGCTTGCatccatgaagaagaagaagtcaggCAAAGAGGTGGATGCTGCAGCGAAAGCTGTTGCGGAGGAGGCAGCTGCGAGACGTAAGAAGCTGGCCGCtgcaaagaagaaggagaagaatcaCTATAACCAACAGCCTGTGCGGTAA
- the LOC104705048 gene encoding FK506-binding nuclear protein-like has product MVGGGNRRDEGSITIQSTNLFAALDTRKKKKKSDKTGKGKGSSKSREPEKEPEPPVFWAPTPLKVKSWGDIDDDDEDDDYYATAAPPQSGWNASEPSHTDSKDVHVEESESEEDILDEGDDDVEEEHEQETEVQVHPEPEPEVKKAPEVPAPPKEAERQLSKKERKKKELAELFFHTFLIQS; this is encoded by the exons ATGGTTGGAGGTGGAAACAGGAGAGATGAAGGATCGATCACGATCCAGAGCACCAATTTGTTTGCAGCTTTGGACActcgtaagaagaagaagaagtctgaCAAGACAGGTAAGGGCAAAGGGTCCTCTAAGTCACGAGAGCCAGAGAAGGAGCCTGAGCCACCGGTCTTTTGGGCACCTACCCCTTTGAAAGTTAAGTCTTGGGGTGATattgatgatgacgatgaagatgatgactaCTACGCCACCGCTGCTCCTCCTCAGTCTGGCTGGAACGCTTCTGAGCCTTCCCATACTGATTCAAAAGACGTTCATGTCGAG gaaagtgaaagtgaggaagatATTCTtgatgaaggtgatgatgatgtggaggaGGAGCATGAACAGGAAACAGAGGTACAGGTTCATCCAGAGCCTGAGCCTGAGGTGAAGAAGGCTCCTGAAGTTCCTGCACCTCCTAAAGAGGCAGAGAGGCAACTTTccaagaaagagaggaaaaagaaggAACTTGCTGAGCTNTTTTTCCATACTTTCTTAATCCAATCCTGA
- the LOC104703098 gene encoding molybdate transporter 1-like, whose translation TTLIFTGIYNAITGAVYGVPMPVQPMKSIAAVAISSTAEDFGIPEIMAAGICTGGILFVLGISGLMQLVFNIIPLSVVRGIQLSQGLAFAMSAVKYIRKEQNFTKSKSVGDRPWLGLDGLVLALVCVLFIVLVNGDGEEKEEEEEEEEDGSRGRRRRRRIRSFVANVPSALLIFLLGVVLAFIRKPSIVHDIRFGPSKMKVVRITKKAWKNGFLKGTIPQLPLSVLNSVVAVCKLSYDLFPEKEFSAASVSMTVGLMNMVGCWFGAMPTCHGAGGLAGQYKFGGRSGGCVALLGVAKMVLGLVLGGSLVGILDKFPVGVLGALLLFAGIELAMAARDMNTKGDAFVMLICTAVSLGSNAAIGFVAGILLYVVLWMRNYKRSTLPLRSDEHP comes from the coding sequence ACGACGCTGATATTCACCGGCATATACAACGCGATAACCGGAGCGGTTTACGGTGTCCCCATGCCGGTTCAACCGATGAAATCGATAGCAGCCGTGGCGATTTCGTCTACCGCTGAAGATTTCGGTATACCGGAGATTATGGCTGCCGGAATTTGCACCGGAGGGATCTTGTTCGTGTTAGGGATCTCTGGTTTGATGCAGCTTGTGTTCAATATTATTCCTTTATCGGTTGTTAGAGGGATTCAATTGTCACAAGGCTTAGCCTTTGCGATGTCTGCGGTTAAGTATATAAGGAAAGAGCAGAACTTTACAAAGTCTAAGAGTGTTGGTGATAGGCCATGGTTAGGGCTTGAtggtttggttttggctttGGTTTGTGTTCTGTTTATAGTTCTTGTGAATGGAGATGGGGaagaaaaggaggaagaagaagaagaagaagaagatggttcgagaggaagaagaagaagaagacggataAGGAGTTTTGTAGCTAATGTGCCATCTGCTCTGTTGATATTCTTGCTAGGTGTTGTTTTGGCTTTTATAAGGAAGCCGAGTATTGTACATGATATCAGGTTTGGACCGTCGAAGATGAAGGTTGTGAGAATAACCAAAAAAGCATGGAAGAACGGGTTTTTGAAAGGGACGATTCCACAGTTACCTTTGTCTGTTCTTAATTCTGTTGTGGCTGTGTGTAAGCTGTCGTATGATCTGTTTCCGGAGAAGGAGTTCTCGGCTGCATCGGTTTCGATGACTGTTGGGCTGATGAATATGGTGGGATGTTGGTTTGGTGCAATGCCTACTTGTCATGGAGCCGGTGGGTTAGCCGGGCAGTACAAGTTTGGTGGGAGGAGTGGTGGGTGTGTGGCACTGTTGGGAGTAGCCAAAATGGTGCTAGGGTTGGTGTTAGGAGGTTCATTGGTGGGTATATTGGATAAGTTTCCCGTGGGTGTGCTTGGGGCTTTGCTACTATTTGCAGGGATAGAGCTTGCAATGGCTGCTAGAGATATGAATACAAAGGGAGATGCATTTGTGATGCTTATTTGCACAGCAGTCTCTTTGGGCTCAAATGCTGCCATTGGCTTTGTGGCTGGGATTCTTTTGTATGTGGTTTTGTGGATGAGGAACTACAAGCGGAGCACCCTTCCTCTGCGATCCGATGAACATCCTTGA
- the LOC104703099 gene encoding uncharacterized protein LOC104703099 isoform X1: protein MLKTRAMFPLKDHQSLDQPQSDLVGLKPITNPLALSLLIGLNNNNNNKCISDSDFVRSPKSPLEFRMLSTMAADPFLTSSSLTPHLNCCCRPSAKVGLSIVDDRSLLPDIVFGPALRIKCSKVRDRDNHRPKLLFPVAKIEKEKRSGVVFEIGDNSSESEQIWLRNRSFSANDCLRKTRVLSGSKLGVEGESGGSDNAFSSCLSEDDMEDYTCIIAHGPNPKTTHIYGDRVLECHKNESKGDEKHIGTQSDSMLASVNFLSVCNFCNKKLEGGEDIYMYGEKPFCSEECRSEEMMIDEEDLEDPCIVMHESLKKLF from the exons ATGCTGAAAACAAGAGCAATGTTTCCTCTCAAGGATCATCAGTCTTTAGATCAACCACAATCTGATCTTGTCGGCCTCAAACCGATCACTAACCCACTGGCTCTGAGTCTTTTGATCGgtctgaacaacaacaacaacaacaagtgcATCTCAGATTCTGATTTCGTCAGGAGTCCCAAATCTCCTCTTGAATTCAGGATGTTGTCTACAATGGCTGCTGATCCTTTcctcacatcatcatcactcacTCCTCATCTTAACTGCTGTTGTCGCCCTTCTGCCAAAGTTGGCTTAAGCATTGTTGATGATCGGAGTTTGTTGCCTGATATTGTGTTTGGACCCGCGTTGAGGATCAAATGTTCCAAGGTTAGGGACAGGGACAACCACCGTCCCAAGTTGTTGTTCCCTGTAGCCAagattgaaaaggaaaaaagatctGGTGTCGTTTTCGAAATCGGTGATAACTCATCTGAGTCTGAACAGATTTGGTTGAGAAACCGTTCCTTTTCCGCGAATGATTGTCTGAGGAAAACCAGAGTTCTGTCTGGATCCAAGTTGGGCGTTGAAGGGGAGAGTGGTGGTTCTGACAATGCATTCTCCTCTTGTCTGTCTGAGGATGACATGGAGGATTACACTTGCATCATTGCTCATGGTCCTAACCCGAAAACCACTCATATTTATGGTGACCGAGTTTTAGAGTGTCACAAGAATGAGTCCAAGGGAGATGAGAAGCATATCGGAACACAGTCCGATTCCATGCTTGCATCTGTTAACTTCCTCAGCGTTTGTAACTTCTGCAACAAGAAACTCGAAGGTGGCGAAGACATTTACATGTACGG AGAGAAACCATTTTGCAGTGAAGAGTGTCGTTCAGAGGAGATGATGATAGATGAGGAGGACCTGGAAGATCCGTGCATTGTTATGCATGAATCTTTAAAGAAGCTCTTCTGA
- the LOC104703099 gene encoding uncharacterized protein LOC104703099 isoform X2 yields the protein MLKTRAMFPLKDHQSLDQPQSDLVGLKPITNPLALSLLIGLNNNNNNKCISDSDFVRSPKSPLEFRMLSTMAADPFLTSSSLTPHLNCCCRPSAKVGLSIVDDRSLLPDIVFGPALRIKCSKVRDRDNHRPKLLFPVAKIEKEKRSGVVFEIGDNSSESEQIWLRNRSFSANDCLRKTRVLSGSKLGVEGESGGSDNAFSSCLSEDDMEDYTCIIAHGPNPKTTHIYGDRVLECHKNESKGDEKHIGTQSDSMLASVNFLSVCNFCNKKLEGGEDIYIEKPFCSEECRSEEMMIDEEDLEDPCIVMHESLKKLF from the exons ATGCTGAAAACAAGAGCAATGTTTCCTCTCAAGGATCATCAGTCTTTAGATCAACCACAATCTGATCTTGTCGGCCTCAAACCGATCACTAACCCACTGGCTCTGAGTCTTTTGATCGgtctgaacaacaacaacaacaacaagtgcATCTCAGATTCTGATTTCGTCAGGAGTCCCAAATCTCCTCTTGAATTCAGGATGTTGTCTACAATGGCTGCTGATCCTTTcctcacatcatcatcactcacTCCTCATCTTAACTGCTGTTGTCGCCCTTCTGCCAAAGTTGGCTTAAGCATTGTTGATGATCGGAGTTTGTTGCCTGATATTGTGTTTGGACCCGCGTTGAGGATCAAATGTTCCAAGGTTAGGGACAGGGACAACCACCGTCCCAAGTTGTTGTTCCCTGTAGCCAagattgaaaaggaaaaaagatctGGTGTCGTTTTCGAAATCGGTGATAACTCATCTGAGTCTGAACAGATTTGGTTGAGAAACCGTTCCTTTTCCGCGAATGATTGTCTGAGGAAAACCAGAGTTCTGTCTGGATCCAAGTTGGGCGTTGAAGGGGAGAGTGGTGGTTCTGACAATGCATTCTCCTCTTGTCTGTCTGAGGATGACATGGAGGATTACACTTGCATCATTGCTCATGGTCCTAACCCGAAAACCACTCATATTTATGGTGACCGAGTTTTAGAGTGTCACAAGAATGAGTCCAAGGGAGATGAGAAGCATATCGGAACACAGTCCGATTCCATGCTTGCATCTGTTAACTTCCTCAGCGTTTGTAACTTCTGCAACAAGAAACTCGAAGGTGGCGAAGACATTTACAT AGAGAAACCATTTTGCAGTGAAGAGTGTCGTTCAGAGGAGATGATGATAGATGAGGAGGACCTGGAAGATCCGTGCATTGTTATGCATGAATCTTTAAAGAAGCTCTTCTGA